A part of Archangium lipolyticum genomic DNA contains:
- a CDS encoding DUF2381 family protein — MGTFPLLRYGLLIVLMASPALARDEAEKLTIRTLKVPAHPGQEAPSIYVSWQVVTALRFEKEVDPEKTKFLAWEGRFETPLVGGKKVVLEPLRDLDDGEALPLLVTLVDGTEFTFLVKPKRREDWGWIDYQVNVFKDHDSYNEILSSLYDSLNRERKLSEENERFKKEENSVDHAYAILLANGQVKKTPFRRVRFWRSKNEDMDTRVEVFEGPGKAAVVIHLKNTYYGESWKLDGAYLTRDFTSYTARPFALRMDRNEIAPGQSGKIAVVVDKSAFQTDQGQLADLALQIFRGDGLLQVAVAMDHTLVRQ; from the coding sequence ATGGGCACTTTCCCACTTCTCAGGTATGGCCTGCTTATCGTCCTGATGGCTTCCCCGGCACTGGCCAGGGATGAGGCAGAAAAGCTCACGATTCGGACCCTCAAGGTGCCGGCCCATCCAGGTCAGGAGGCTCCGTCCATCTACGTTTCCTGGCAGGTGGTGACGGCGCTCCGCTTCGAGAAGGAGGTCGATCCGGAGAAGACGAAGTTCTTGGCGTGGGAGGGGCGTTTCGAGACCCCGCTTGTAGGTGGCAAGAAGGTGGTTCTAGAGCCGCTGCGTGACCTCGACGACGGCGAGGCGCTGCCCCTGCTCGTGACGCTCGTTGACGGGACGGAGTTCACGTTCCTTGTGAAGCCCAAGAGGCGCGAGGACTGGGGATGGATCGACTATCAGGTCAACGTGTTCAAGGACCACGACAGCTACAACGAGATCCTCTCGTCCCTGTATGACTCCCTCAACCGCGAGCGCAAGCTGAGCGAGGAGAACGAGCGGTTCAAGAAGGAAGAGAACTCGGTCGATCATGCCTACGCGATCCTGCTTGCGAACGGACAGGTGAAGAAGACGCCGTTTCGCCGCGTGAGATTCTGGCGCTCAAAAAACGAGGACATGGACACGCGGGTCGAGGTCTTTGAGGGCCCCGGAAAAGCGGCGGTCGTGATTCACCTGAAGAACACCTACTACGGCGAGTCCTGGAAGCTGGACGGTGCCTACCTAACGCGCGACTTCACCAGCTATACGGCTCGGCCCTTTGCGCTTCGCATGGACCGGAACGAAATCGCTCCCGGTCAATCGGGGAAGATCGCGGTCGTTGTGGACAAGAGCGCCTTCCAGACGGACCAGGGGCAGCTCGCCGACCTGGCCCTCCAGATCTTCCGTGGGGACGGTCTCCTACAGGTGGCTGTTGCGATGGATCACACACTGGTTCGGCAGTAG